From the Fibrobacter sp. UWT2 genome, one window contains:
- the tsf gene encoding translation elongation factor Ts — MQITASLVNELRQKTGVGMMQCKKALTETDGDMDKAVELLRKQGAAVAAKRADKAAKEGRIYLIETADKAAAFELSCETEPVSNNDDFVALANMAVKAVETQAIASVEDLKNAVVDGKKINDVLQDVLVKIQENIDFRKFAEMKKTANSVFGVYSHMKGKIGVITELAYEGSADEAALKAAAKDIAMQAAAFAPVALNDAAVPAETIEKEKEIAKAQIEASGKAPKPEFLQRQIDGRVAKVLKEIVLEDQEFFMSEKNPKKLSVKDYLQEVVAKQLGLSSLKVVNFIRFERGN; from the coding sequence ATGCAGATTACCGCTTCCCTCGTTAACGAACTCCGTCAGAAGACTGGCGTGGGCATGATGCAGTGCAAGAAGGCCCTCACCGAAACTGACGGCGACATGGACAAGGCCGTTGAACTCCTCCGCAAGCAGGGTGCTGCTGTTGCCGCCAAGCGTGCTGACAAGGCCGCTAAGGAAGGCCGCATCTACCTCATCGAAACCGCCGACAAGGCTGCTGCTTTCGAACTCTCTTGCGAAACTGAACCGGTTTCCAACAACGACGACTTCGTCGCTCTCGCCAACATGGCTGTGAAGGCTGTCGAAACTCAGGCTATCGCCTCTGTCGAAGACCTCAAGAACGCCGTTGTTGATGGCAAGAAGATCAACGATGTGCTCCAGGACGTGCTCGTCAAGATCCAGGAAAACATCGACTTCCGCAAGTTCGCCGAAATGAAGAAGACTGCTAACTCCGTGTTTGGCGTTTACAGCCACATGAAGGGCAAGATCGGTGTGATCACCGAACTCGCTTACGAAGGCTCTGCCGACGAAGCTGCCCTCAAGGCTGCCGCTAAGGACATCGCTATGCAGGCCGCTGCTTTCGCTCCGGTTGCATTGAACGATGCTGCAGTTCCGGCTGAAACGATCGAAAAGGAAAAGGAAATTGCCAAGGCTCAGATCGAAGCTTCCGGCAAGGCTCCGAAGCCCGAATTCCTGCAGCGCCAGATTGACGGCCGTGTCGCCAAGGTGCTCAAGGAAATCGTTCTCGAAGACCAGGAATTCTTCATGTCCGAAAAGAACCCGAAGAAGCTCAGCGTCAAGGACTACCTCCAGGAAGTCGTCGCCAAGCAGCTCGGTCTTTCCAGCCTGAAGGTCGTGAACTTCATCCGCTTCGAACGCGGTAACTAA
- a CDS encoding AAA family ATPase, with amino-acid sequence MSTIRKRISSNPKSRSEKALFDTALCLNDKWDVWMNPQLKFYDKKNSQSIDHEVDCILYHRDYGMLLIECKDNQISTEEAQGTENGFIWKQGHRIMDRSPIQQIEQSIHPLHDHFSEMFPKEGGNSYYKVRVQWAVCFADMENMGKIGANAIQPKRIILKQDLKSYNTLERKIKKILETKEESHGGNPFPNDKLTDEDYNRLTSFLGCYDEPTWPELWEMESGARLQPTAFQEMLMESITRNPRMQIEGVAGSGKSLLVQWETSRLVAEGKRVVVLCFNDLLAEQMQNTFKKKGFDDSQVVAASFHKLACKYVRAARVEGFAHHEPKDGTDLTEYYKAAADNLAPAIQELRKKNKQLFDALIIDEGQDFQSGWIDASLQLLKDPKKGIVRFFYDSHQAIYKGRNFSANKTISTMPVMVLKRGYRSTKKILEWVYDNTNIRIPCYDETPIGRAVDVRTYTDPAEQEELLRKEITRLRKKGVGPEDVLVVSLRSRRNSGLAALNDSNFQWSDIDDSLSNYAINIVSAYRYKGLDKRVVILTDLELSPRGPGYLPEKTNLIMVGATRAKEHLIVFRQRHKV; translated from the coding sequence ATGTCTACCATCCGCAAAAGAATTTCCTCAAATCCCAAATCCCGTTCCGAAAAAGCCCTTTTTGATACCGCCCTCTGCCTGAACGACAAATGGGACGTCTGGATGAACCCGCAGCTGAAATTCTACGACAAAAAGAACTCCCAGAGCATCGACCACGAAGTAGACTGCATCCTGTACCACAGGGATTACGGCATGCTCCTGATCGAATGCAAGGACAACCAAATTTCGACCGAAGAAGCCCAAGGTACCGAAAACGGATTCATCTGGAAACAGGGTCACCGCATTATGGACCGCTCTCCCATCCAGCAAATTGAGCAAAGCATCCACCCGCTCCACGACCACTTCAGCGAAATGTTCCCCAAAGAAGGCGGAAACTCGTACTACAAGGTGCGCGTACAATGGGCAGTGTGCTTTGCCGACATGGAAAACATGGGCAAAATCGGCGCCAACGCCATCCAGCCCAAGCGCATCATTTTAAAGCAGGATCTTAAAAGCTACAACACGCTCGAACGCAAAATCAAGAAGATTCTGGAAACCAAGGAAGAATCGCACGGAGGCAACCCCTTCCCGAACGACAAGTTGACCGACGAAGACTACAACCGCCTCACCAGTTTCTTGGGTTGCTATGACGAGCCGACCTGGCCGGAACTCTGGGAAATGGAATCGGGCGCCCGCCTGCAGCCCACCGCATTCCAGGAAATGCTCATGGAATCGATCACCCGTAACCCGCGCATGCAAATCGAAGGCGTCGCCGGATCCGGCAAATCGCTCCTGGTACAGTGGGAAACGAGCCGACTCGTCGCCGAAGGCAAACGCGTCGTAGTACTCTGCTTTAACGACCTGCTCGCCGAACAAATGCAAAACACCTTTAAAAAGAAGGGCTTCGACGACAGCCAGGTGGTCGCGGCAAGTTTCCATAAGCTCGCCTGCAAGTACGTCCGTGCCGCAAGAGTGGAAGGTTTCGCCCACCATGAACCTAAAGACGGCACCGACTTGACTGAATATTATAAAGCGGCAGCAGACAACCTGGCTCCCGCCATTCAGGAGCTCCGCAAAAAGAATAAGCAACTTTTTGATGCGCTCATTATCGACGAAGGGCAAGATTTTCAAAGCGGCTGGATCGACGCCTCCTTGCAGCTGTTGAAAGACCCTAAAAAAGGAATCGTGCGATTCTTCTACGACAGCCACCAGGCCATTTACAAGGGCCGCAACTTTAGCGCAAACAAGACCATTAGCACCATGCCCGTGATGGTGTTAAAACGCGGCTACCGCAGCACCAAGAAAATCCTGGAATGGGTCTACGATAACACTAACATCAGAATCCCCTGCTACGACGAAACTCCGATAGGCCGCGCCGTTGACGTACGCACCTACACAGACCCCGCCGAACAAGAAGAACTGTTACGCAAGGAAATCACGCGACTCCGCAAAAAAGGAGTCGGTCCCGAAGATGTTCTCGTGGTTTCGCTCCGTAGCCGCAGGAATTCGGGCCTCGCCGCCCTGAACGACAGCAACTTTCAGTGGAGCGATATCGACGATTCCCTGAGCAATTACGCCATCAACATTGTGTCGGCCTACCGCTACAAGGGGCTGGACAAGCGCGTAGTCATCCTTACGGATTTGGAACTGTCGCCCCGCGGCCCCGGTTACCTCCCCGAAAAGACCAACCTGATCATGGTCGGCGCCACCCGCGCCAAAGAACACCTGATCGTCTTCAGGCAACGGCACAAGGTGTAA
- a CDS encoding tetratricopeptide repeat protein, which translates to MGKKIRTQEASIPQASRIFTDREEPRKSFWKCYNHFKENMKDGDAKVLVYYGVGGIGKSSLLKQLIKEMDEAAAAKTISSSLQVYFDFNLKQEPRAVLEALRNKLVDDYKFEFPLFDIGSYVYAKKIGENRDRPEVKSFIERSVILRCAFAAVEDIPVVGIASLIARLADKGIAVFRNMKAKNRDELQKIEVMSHEELQDYFPVLFARDIAANMEGKNEPLVIFLDTYEQLVNEMAAIGAPLNNDLWLRDDNKGLVLNAPSVFWVIAGREKLKWPQDWGDSLEQHILGNLSETDAKNFLLHAGIEDVELQDGIYKLTKGTPVYLDLCVDRFQSLIGNGEAPRVENFGNDIYALIERFARYMDDARKDIVYILSCLGVWSDEMALEIGPKVLPNYSVTTYEKVKGLSFIIESEKGRYNLHQTVGDVLYKDCPESIKEKTVSAAIAYCEEKLSGLDAFSTEFEYYVGWLMKHALRYYCEDDDIRGFYIEHIRPHLNKLNDLKRFRSIEDLFNPFWERASQDKESRLYALVQKDYSIWLRGMGRYKESTDMAKSAYELYVKLIGADDVITLRAQREYAMGLHSQGMYQEALEIRKEVLERRIKKLGEKNLETVESFVDMANSYEKLGMYGKQLEMAEKAYQLRSILLDPNDPFIFRSRNNLVTGYRNLGENKKAYEIGEVLLADVEKKLGKDDECTLDIMSNHIDTLVKLGLYDKAVALRKEVLDRRKMLLGEDHPKTIRAIRSLSSVYDDMGRYADALPLRELVLEKRRKLFGDSHPDTLKAIWGVAYALEQLGRYQEALALRQKIYDLYKETQGEDFPDTITALGNIAKNYEKLGEYDKAVALRKEVLERRKKLLGEDHPKTISAIKSLSSTYDKMGRYSDMLPLKELILEKRRKLLGDNHPDSLKAIWGVAYALEQLGRYQEALVRRQEIYDLYKETQGKDFPDTITALGNIAKNYENLGEYDKAVELRKEVLERRKALLGEDHPKTISAVTSLSSVYDDMGRYADALPLRELVLEKRRKLLGDNHPDTLDAIWGVAYALEQLGRYQEALVRRQEIYDLYKETQGENFPDTMTSLGNIAIDYEKLGQYDKAVNLRREALERRKKLFGDDHPKTIVAKKSLAGLYARCAMYDEAEVLYKDNLERQERLTGKESLKTISALNSLAWFYFLKNEPEKGVPYAEKALDLISKNPNVSNRTRIDDADTLILLYASMGRLKEAYEMAQQLLNDALKEYASDQKFIANRHYALAYVLNKMNRLDEALGYAQKSYDVRMRYLGEFDEKTKRTEKLLNEIKSK; encoded by the coding sequence ATGGGAAAAAAGATTCGCACGCAAGAAGCTTCCATTCCACAAGCGTCCCGTATTTTTACGGATCGCGAAGAACCGCGTAAATCTTTTTGGAAGTGTTATAATCATTTCAAGGAGAATATGAAGGATGGCGATGCAAAAGTCCTTGTCTACTATGGTGTAGGCGGCATCGGGAAGTCGTCCCTGCTAAAGCAACTCATAAAGGAGATGGATGAGGCCGCGGCGGCAAAAACGATAAGCAGCTCACTTCAAGTGTATTTTGATTTCAACTTGAAACAGGAACCACGTGCCGTTCTGGAGGCTCTACGCAACAAACTGGTGGACGACTATAAATTTGAGTTTCCTCTGTTCGATATTGGCAGCTATGTTTACGCAAAGAAGATTGGCGAGAATCGAGATAGGCCAGAGGTGAAATCTTTCATAGAGCGCAGTGTGATTCTCAGGTGTGCTTTCGCGGCTGTTGAGGATATTCCTGTTGTCGGGATCGCATCCTTGATTGCTCGGCTAGCGGATAAAGGCATTGCCGTTTTTCGGAACATGAAAGCGAAAAATCGCGATGAACTTCAAAAAATTGAAGTTATGTCCCATGAAGAGTTGCAGGACTATTTCCCTGTTCTTTTCGCTCGCGACATTGCTGCGAACATGGAAGGGAAAAATGAGCCTCTGGTGATTTTCCTGGATACCTATGAACAGTTGGTGAACGAAATGGCTGCCATTGGAGCTCCGCTGAACAACGACCTTTGGCTGAGGGACGATAACAAGGGCTTGGTGTTGAATGCGCCGAGTGTATTTTGGGTCATTGCTGGTCGTGAAAAACTCAAGTGGCCGCAGGATTGGGGAGATTCGTTGGAACAACATATCCTGGGCAATCTTTCTGAAACGGATGCGAAGAACTTCTTGCTGCATGCGGGAATTGAGGATGTTGAACTTCAGGATGGCATATATAAGCTGACGAAAGGGACGCCTGTGTATCTGGACCTTTGCGTGGATAGGTTCCAGTCCTTGATCGGAAACGGGGAAGCTCCTAGGGTAGAGAATTTTGGTAACGATATCTATGCCTTGATAGAACGATTCGCAAGGTATATGGATGATGCTAGGAAGGATATTGTTTACATATTGTCTTGTTTGGGGGTGTGGAGTGACGAAATGGCTCTTGAAATTGGCCCGAAGGTGCTCCCGAATTACAGTGTGACTACTTATGAGAAAGTGAAGGGCCTTTCTTTTATTATTGAATCAGAAAAGGGGCGCTATAACCTGCACCAGACAGTAGGGGATGTCTTGTATAAGGATTGCCCCGAAAGCATAAAGGAAAAAACGGTTTCTGCGGCGATTGCTTATTGCGAAGAAAAACTCAGTGGCTTAGATGCATTCTCTACGGAATTCGAGTATTATGTTGGCTGGTTGATGAAACATGCCCTCCGATATTATTGCGAGGACGATGATATTCGAGGGTTTTATATAGAACATATTCGGCCACATTTAAATAAGCTGAATGATCTAAAACGTTTTCGTTCTATAGAAGATCTGTTCAATCCTTTTTGGGAAAGGGCTTCGCAAGATAAAGAAAGCCGTTTGTATGCCCTTGTGCAGAAAGACTATTCCATTTGGCTACGAGGGATGGGGCGGTATAAAGAATCTACAGACATGGCGAAATCCGCCTATGAACTGTATGTTAAGTTGATTGGCGCTGATGATGTTATAACTTTGCGGGCACAACGTGAATATGCCATGGGGCTTCATTCGCAAGGAATGTATCAAGAAGCTTTGGAAATACGTAAAGAAGTTCTTGAAAGGCGAATCAAAAAACTTGGTGAGAAAAATCTTGAAACAGTTGAATCGTTTGTGGATATGGCTAATTCCTATGAAAAATTGGGGATGTATGGAAAACAGTTGGAAATGGCTGAAAAAGCTTACCAATTAAGATCCATTTTACTAGATCCTAATGATCCATTTATTTTTAGATCAAGAAATAATTTGGTGACAGGATATAGGAATTTGGGTGAAAATAAAAAAGCGTATGAAATTGGCGAAGTGTTGTTAGCGGATGTAGAAAAAAAGCTAGGGAAGGATGATGAATGTACATTAGATATAATGTCGAACCATATAGATACATTGGTAAAGCTCGGTTTGTATGACAAAGCGGTGGCATTGCGAAAGGAGGTTCTTGATCGAAGAAAGATGCTGTTAGGCGAGGATCACCCTAAAACGATTAGAGCTATAAGATCGTTGTCTAGTGTGTATGATGATATGGGCCGTTATGCCGATGCGCTGCCGCTAAGGGAGTTGGTTCTTGAAAAGCGTCGGAAACTCTTTGGAGATAGTCATCCTGATACATTGAAAGCCATATGGGGCGTTGCCTATGCGCTGGAACAGCTTGGCCGATATCAAGAGGCCTTGGCCCTCCGTCAGAAAATATATGACCTCTACAAGGAAACGCAGGGTGAGGATTTCCCGGACACGATAACTGCCTTGGGGAATATTGCTAAAAACTACGAGAAGCTGGGGGAATATGACAAGGCTGTGGCATTGCGAAAAGAGGTTCTTGAGCGAAGAAAGAAACTTTTAGGCGAGGACCATCCTAAAACGATTAGTGCTATCAAATCGTTGTCTAGCACATATGATAAAATGGGCCGCTATTCCGACATGCTTCCATTAAAGGAGCTTATTCTTGAAAAGCGTCGTAAGCTTCTTGGAGATAATCATCCTGACTCATTGAAAGCCATATGGGGCGTTGCCTATGCGCTGGAACAGCTTGGCCGCTATCAGGAGGCGCTTGTCCGTCGCCAGGAAATATATGACCTCTACAAGGAAACGCAGGGTAAAGATTTTCCGGACACGATAACAGCTTTGGGAAACATTGCTAAAAACTACGAGAATTTGGGGGAATACGACAAGGCTGTGGAATTGCGAAAGGAGGTTCTTGAGCGAAGAAAGGCGCTTTTAGGCGAGGACCATCCTAAAACGATTAGTGCTGTTACATCGTTGTCTAGTGTGTATGATGATATGGGCCGTTATGCCGATGCGCTGCCGCTAAGGGAGTTGGTTCTTGAAAAACGTCGGAAACTCCTTGGAGATAATCATCCTGACACATTGGATGCCATATGGGGCGTTGCCTACGCTCTGGAACAGCTTGGCCGCTATCAGGAGGCGCTTGTCCGTCGCCAGGAAATATATGACCTCTACAAGGAAACGCAAGGAGAAAATTTCCCGGACACTATGACATCCTTGGGAAACATTGCTATTGATTATGAAAAATTGGGTCAGTACGATAAAGCTGTGAATTTACGAAGGGAAGCCCTGGAACGAAGAAAAAAGCTTTTTGGTGATGATCATCCTAAAACGATTGTAGCTAAAAAGAGTCTTGCTGGTTTATATGCTCGTTGTGCAATGTATGATGAAGCGGAAGTGCTGTATAAAGATAATTTGGAGCGCCAAGAGCGCTTAACTGGAAAGGAGAGCTTAAAGACTATATCTGCTCTGAATTCCTTGGCATGGTTCTATTTCCTGAAGAATGAACCGGAAAAGGGTGTTCCTTATGCTGAAAAAGCCTTGGATTTGATAAGCAAAAATCCAAATGTAAGTAATCGGACTCGCATAGATGACGCAGATACCCTGATTCTCTTATATGCGTCGATGGGGCGTCTAAAAGAAGCCTATGAAATGGCTCAACAATTGTTGAATGATGCGTTAAAAGAATATGCTTCGGATCAGAAGTTTATTGCCAATCGCCATTATGCTCTTGCCTATGTCTTGAACAAGATGAACCGGCTTGATGAGGCTTTGGGTTATGCGCAAAAGTCCTATGATGTGCGCATGCGGTACCTTGGTGAATTTGACGAAAAGACAAAACGCACGGAAAAGCTTCTTAACGAAATCAAGTCAAAATAG
- the rpsB gene encoding 30S ribosomal protein S2, which yields MANLPSVEDLLAAGSHFGHQTQRWNPKMKPYILAEKNGIYVLNLSKTRELLEEAAKAAAKISESGKTVLFVGTKPTARQCVLDAAASCNQFSVTNRWLGGMLTNFQTVRKSIKKIDKIDAMEQDGTFQALSKKEVLDKNREREKLLSVFGGIREMVNLPGLLVVTDLAHEKIAVAEARRLHIPIIGICDTNVDPTLVDYPIPANDDAVKSLTLIVDYIAANVAKRSADKKAEKEEAKKFDNGEEEK from the coding sequence ATGGCAAATCTGCCTTCTGTCGAAGATCTGCTTGCTGCAGGCTCCCACTTTGGTCACCAGACTCAGCGCTGGAACCCGAAAATGAAACCCTACATCTTGGCTGAAAAGAACGGCATCTACGTTCTCAACCTGTCCAAGACTCGTGAACTCCTTGAAGAAGCTGCCAAGGCCGCTGCCAAGATCTCTGAATCTGGCAAGACCGTGCTCTTCGTTGGCACCAAGCCGACCGCTCGTCAGTGCGTGCTCGACGCTGCAGCTTCTTGCAACCAGTTCTCCGTGACCAACCGCTGGCTCGGTGGTATGCTCACGAACTTCCAGACTGTCCGTAAGTCCATCAAGAAGATCGACAAGATCGACGCTATGGAACAGGATGGTACCTTCCAGGCTCTCTCCAAGAAGGAAGTCCTCGACAAGAACCGCGAACGCGAAAAGCTCCTTTCCGTGTTCGGTGGCATCCGTGAAATGGTGAACCTCCCGGGCCTCCTCGTCGTGACCGACCTCGCTCACGAAAAGATTGCCGTGGCTGAAGCTCGCCGCCTCCACATTCCTATCATCGGCATCTGCGACACGAACGTCGACCCGACTCTCGTGGACTATCCGATTCCGGCTAACGACGACGCCGTGAAGTCTCTCACGCTCATCGTTGACTACATTGCCGCTAACGTTGCAAAGCGTTCTGCTGACAAGAAGGCCGAAAAGGAAGAAGCTAAGAAGTTCGACAACGGCGAGGAAGAAAAGTAA
- a CDS encoding FISUMP domain-containing protein, which produces MKAFLLFAVCAFFVTACGSDSGSDSVTPSEVSSDDDDGSEGDVSEKGSKDNSGSKENGDSKDKGGSANSGTSTKDTEVDSKATDEPVIISSVKDSYSGDSIKTVQVGRYIWMAQNVSHVGWSVTNVCYDKDESNCEKYGALIDTASAGFACPSGFFVPTMNDWRWLSNYSSKYPEVMSALQMQYGGYCSRVQDSLVCKGLDDYGKYMAQDGIATLYPMNMKPTSETADFHDFYLLRCVNYTYIVESVKDLPTCDSVSKETLKPFYVVNEKSNYKCLGNRWEDDFTDDCSHVVNRTAATINDTMYICKYKEWQVADVSDAREECTSKNDSTTLLFNGKRYACENGYWRAFSEIEEKLGYCRGKMIGAFDTLKTRTDTLVKKQEYICDTNGWRLSEMTDHVGFCDSLRVFDEVKYSGRSYVCRSDRWETFSTLENEIGVCSPKKNKVIDSTESGSTYICDSTSWRYTVLEDFIGICDSTIIGTIKRHAGAGYLCKARGWNRLSDLENEIGACYETVVGTLAKTDAGVDYVCASSGWTRAAAADIGGVCDSTKRYKTVKVSGVSYYCTGYSWSKMNSIDSALGFCTENIRGKIDSIGAGATASRYSCEWNGWTKLSDLDFRFGICNTKNDSTKKVVHDSVYVCSKNAWKLGSLTDMYGVCDSLAAGKTGTFMGTAYGCRKKAWTKMSDFEIANGFCSEKNAGENIKVGSEYYECTVTSTNIYWKKTNEFKYVMGECPKDTTFRKTYKDTLYKCSNAKWNRVTINEEYGYCEQGSPKKTVVFNKQEYICDYGVVDVDWHRMTTMDSLYGVCDRTRYGDTATYKNNHYFCNTNRDGFIWDYASYRQYMGQCTSAREGHEMFNGFNTSKCTSGKWVAIINDYMTDSRDGKKYKMVTVKGQNWMVQDLNYVTTSSDTSWAMNSRSDARLYSWTAAKKSCPSGWRLPTKTEWSTFRSNFTSLYDYGGESGMLAGNWSNLNGYTADDFFGVAIYPTGYMEDYLSGGYSVIAQQNGDNGAYFWASDGSFMTFGQFTSYPRMGGYAVGAAIRCVKD; this is translated from the coding sequence TTGAAGGCATTTCTCCTTTTTGCCGTATGCGCTTTTTTTGTGACCGCATGCGGTTCGGATTCCGGGTCTGATTCCGTTACTCCCTCTGAAGTTTCTTCCGATGACGATGACGGTTCCGAAGGCGACGTTTCCGAAAAAGGTTCCAAGGACAATAGCGGTTCCAAAGAGAATGGCGACTCCAAAGATAAGGGCGGTTCTGCAAATTCCGGAACTTCAACGAAGGATACCGAAGTTGACAGCAAGGCGACCGACGAGCCGGTTATCATTAGTAGTGTGAAGGATTCCTACTCCGGCGATTCAATCAAGACGGTGCAAGTCGGCAGGTATATCTGGATGGCGCAAAACGTGTCGCATGTCGGCTGGAGCGTCACGAACGTTTGCTACGACAAGGACGAATCGAATTGTGAAAAATACGGTGCACTTATTGATACGGCGTCGGCTGGTTTTGCGTGCCCGAGTGGATTCTTTGTTCCGACGATGAATGACTGGCGCTGGCTCAGCAACTATAGCAGCAAGTACCCGGAGGTCATGAGTGCCTTGCAAATGCAGTACGGCGGCTATTGTTCCCGCGTACAGGATTCGCTAGTCTGTAAGGGCTTGGACGATTACGGCAAGTATATGGCTCAAGACGGCATCGCGACGCTTTATCCGATGAATATGAAGCCGACTTCTGAGACGGCGGACTTCCATGACTTTTACTTGTTGCGCTGCGTGAACTACACCTACATTGTCGAAAGCGTCAAGGACCTGCCCACTTGCGACAGTGTAAGCAAGGAAACTTTAAAGCCGTTCTACGTGGTAAACGAAAAGTCCAACTACAAGTGCCTCGGCAACCGTTGGGAAGACGACTTTACCGATGACTGCAGCCACGTAGTCAACAGGACGGCGGCGACAATTAATGATACGATGTACATCTGCAAATATAAGGAATGGCAGGTGGCCGATGTATCGGATGCCCGCGAAGAATGTACATCGAAAAACGATTCTACGACGCTGTTGTTTAACGGGAAACGTTATGCTTGCGAAAACGGCTACTGGAGAGCTTTCTCGGAAATTGAAGAAAAGCTGGGGTACTGCCGCGGCAAAATGATTGGCGCATTCGACACCCTAAAGACCCGCACCGATACGCTCGTGAAGAAGCAGGAATATATCTGCGACACGAACGGTTGGCGTCTTTCCGAGATGACGGACCATGTAGGTTTCTGCGACAGCTTGAGGGTCTTTGACGAGGTGAAGTACTCGGGACGGTCTTATGTGTGTCGCAGCGATCGGTGGGAAACGTTTAGCACGCTGGAAAATGAAATCGGCGTATGCTCTCCGAAGAAGAACAAGGTGATTGATTCGACCGAATCGGGATCGACTTATATCTGCGACAGCACTTCATGGCGCTATACGGTGCTGGAAGACTTTATTGGGATATGCGATTCTACCATCATCGGAACGATCAAGAGGCATGCAGGGGCCGGTTACTTGTGCAAGGCTCGCGGCTGGAATCGTCTGAGCGATTTGGAAAATGAAATCGGCGCCTGCTACGAAACGGTGGTGGGAACACTTGCCAAGACCGATGCTGGTGTCGATTATGTATGCGCTTCTTCGGGCTGGACGCGCGCCGCAGCTGCTGATATCGGTGGCGTATGTGACAGTACCAAGCGATACAAGACGGTAAAAGTCAGCGGCGTCAGTTATTACTGCACGGGTTACAGCTGGAGTAAAATGAATTCGATCGACAGTGCACTCGGCTTCTGCACTGAAAACATTCGAGGGAAAATTGATTCGATTGGCGCCGGTGCTACAGCGTCCCGCTACTCCTGCGAATGGAACGGCTGGACGAAATTGAGTGACTTGGATTTCCGTTTCGGGATCTGCAATACGAAAAACGACAGCACCAAAAAGGTAGTACACGATTCCGTTTACGTGTGTAGCAAGAATGCCTGGAAGCTAGGGTCGCTTACGGATATGTACGGCGTCTGTGATTCTCTTGCCGCAGGCAAGACGGGGACGTTTATGGGCACGGCGTATGGCTGCCGCAAAAAAGCCTGGACGAAGATGAGCGACTTCGAAATTGCAAATGGATTCTGTAGCGAAAAGAATGCGGGCGAGAACATTAAGGTGGGTTCCGAATATTACGAATGCACCGTTACTTCTACGAACATTTACTGGAAGAAAACGAATGAGTTCAAGTATGTCATGGGAGAATGCCCCAAGGATACGACCTTCCGCAAGACCTATAAGGATACTTTGTATAAGTGTAGCAACGCCAAGTGGAATCGTGTTACAATCAATGAAGAATATGGTTACTGTGAACAGGGTTCTCCGAAAAAGACCGTCGTGTTCAACAAGCAAGAGTATATATGCGATTACGGCGTAGTAGATGTCGATTGGCACCGCATGACGACCATGGATTCCCTGTATGGAGTTTGCGATAGGACAAGGTATGGCGATACGGCAACCTATAAAAACAATCATTACTTTTGCAATACAAATCGCGATGGCTTTATTTGGGACTATGCCAGTTACAGACAGTATATGGGACAGTGTACGTCTGCCAGGGAAGGGCATGAAATGTTTAACGGGTTCAATACAAGCAAATGCACCTCTGGTAAGTGGGTCGCCATTATCAATGACTATATGACGGATAGCCGCGACGGGAAAAAATATAAGATGGTTACGGTCAAGGGACAGAATTGGATGGTTCAGGATTTGAACTATGTGACAACGTCTAGTGATACCAGCTGGGCGATGAATTCTAGAAGTGATGCTCGCCTGTATTCCTGGACTGCGGCAAAGAAATCGTGCCCGTCAGGGTGGCGCTTGCCGACTAAAACCGAATGGAGTACTTTCCGTTCGAACTTTACGTCTTTGTATGATTATGGTGGTGAGTCCGGCATGCTTGCGGGCAATTGGAGTAACCTTAATGGCTACACGGCCGATGACTTCTTTGGTGTAGCAATTTATCCGACAGGATATATGGAAGATTATTTGTCGGGAGGCTATTCGGTGATAGCGCAACAAAATGGCGATAATGGAGCTTATTTCTGGGCTTCCGATGGCTCGTTTATGACTTTTGGCCAATTTACGTCTTATCCGCGAATGGGTGGCTATGCTGTGGGCGCTGCCATAAGGTGCGTCAAGGACTAG
- a CDS encoding M50 family metallopeptidase, producing the protein MNQIIGWFGWGDGVGALAAISAILTVLVLLAPVVFGLILYGLERVQIKLIGMVNRKFAYFFVNYVTFLGTFVHEMSHLCFGVITGAKVNEICVFENEGGRLGHIGYCTRGPWFMKAVQHSLTSVAPTVVGFTLGYFLLRYIFSGSHTLLEYVGLWYLVISLIDHSTMSDSDLKHYFQGVWIFILPVFLLFFGFGYLG; encoded by the coding sequence ATGAATCAGATTATAGGATGGTTTGGTTGGGGTGACGGGGTGGGAGCCCTAGCTGCCATCAGTGCGATTCTCACAGTGCTGGTGCTGCTTGCGCCGGTGGTGTTTGGACTAATCCTATATGGCTTAGAGCGTGTGCAGATTAAACTCATCGGGATGGTAAATCGGAAGTTTGCTTACTTTTTCGTGAATTATGTGACTTTCTTGGGTACGTTTGTCCACGAAATGTCGCACCTGTGCTTCGGCGTGATTACAGGGGCCAAGGTCAACGAAATTTGCGTGTTCGAGAATGAGGGTGGTCGGTTGGGGCATATCGGTTACTGCACCAGAGGGCCTTGGTTCATGAAGGCGGTGCAACACTCTTTGACGAGCGTAGCGCCCACGGTGGTTGGTTTTACTCTCGGCTACTTTCTGCTCCGGTATATTTTTAGTGGAAGTCACACTTTGCTGGAATATGTTGGGCTCTGGTACTTGGTGATTTCGCTCATCGACCATTCGACCATGAGCGATTCCGATTTGAAACATTACTTTCAGGGCGTGTGGATCTTTATTTTGCCGGTATTCCTACTGTTCTTTGGATTCGGCTATTTGGGTTAA